The Salegentibacter sp. Hel_I_6 region AAAATTAACTTAAGCCAGTGTATTTTTCACAAATGCCCTAAGCACCGTAACTGGCTTTTCCGACAAATTTTTTATTGTATATTCTTCGGTTGCGGCCGGTAATACAAAAGTTTCTGCATAGTGAAAGACTGATGTGTTACCCTTAGTTATTAACTCAATTTTATCTCCCTCTACCAGGCTTAAAACGTGGGCTTGGTCCCCTGTTGTGGTTGCAACCGACGTGTTAATTTTAAACCTCTGGATAGCATACAAATGTTCCTGATGTGTAGGGAGATACTGTAATTCCCATTCTGAATTGCTTTCTATTAGCAACGGTTTTGATATCAGTTCCTCTTCCACTTTCTTCCCCGCACGCTCAAAAACGAGATTTTCCATACCTCTTTCAATATTAATTGGCCTGGGTTTCCCGTCCATATCAACCCTTAACCAATCATACATTTTAAAAGTGTATAAGTATTTTGTAGAGCTTATTTCCAGTACTAAATTATTTTTTCCTGAACTATGAATTGTTCCGGGAGGAATTAAGTACAAAGCATGTTTCTCGGCATCAAAGGATTGAACATAACTTAGTATATCCAGCTGCTTATTTTTTTGCTCACTTAATAACAAAGCTTCTTTAAACGCATCAGGAGTGACACCTTCCTGGAAACCTAAGTAAACCTGGGCATCATCTTTCTTATCCAGAATATAGTAGGTTTCCTCCTGGGTTATATTTTCTCCAAAATGATTTTTTATAAAATCTTTTTGAGGATGGCATTGAATAGATAGGTTGCCCCCATCAAATGTATCAAGGAAATTAAAACGAATAGGAAAATCATAATGAAAGGTTTGAAAATCCTTACCAAGTATTCTTTCTCCCGCAACAAACATTAGAAAATCAAAAGAATATTCTAATAGAACTCCCGAACTTTCAATAATAACCCCATTTTCCGGGACAATCAACTCGAAAGACCAGGCATAATTAACGACATCTTGTGGTAAACCTTTTATTTTATCTTTAATCCATTGCCCACCCCATGCACCGGGTTCAAACCAGGGCCTAACCCTTATTGGATTCTTTGTGATTTCAAGTATATTTTTTCTCCAAACATCTCCCTCAACCCAGGTAACTTCATTGGACCTTTGTCCATCAACCAGGTAAGAAATTTCATTCTTTATTTGGTTTTTGTGTTTATTGAGTACAACCCAGTCAATAAAATAAAATCTTTTGTACATTTTTTTTGGGTCATCTGGTTGGCTGGCTCCAAGATTTAAGATCGCACCAGCCCGAGACCTAAATTGAATTTCATTTTTACTAATGTCAAAATAGATTGTTTTCCCATCAACAGGAACCAGGCTAGCTCCCATGCCATAAAAGATTACAGGTTTTAATGGATTTGATCTCACCAAAGAATTCATCTTGTTGAAATCAAAAAAATCCTTTAATTCTAAATCTGCGATTTTTCCAAAAACAGGATCGTCTCCTCCCAAAAATGGAGCTATCATTTTTTC contains the following coding sequences:
- a CDS encoding class I mannose-6-phosphate isomerase; translation: MNQVKKIRATSQLELPLRKHETPSTYDIYPTHNIGDDLIQASYGSLAKVLTTFGFLKVDGYVGVLFEDVRRKLNEALLDIGVEAEWINVQEAQKGEEKIEKMIAPFLGGDDPVFGKIADLELKDFFDFNKMNSLVRSNPLKPVIFYGMGASLVPVDGKTIYFDISKNEIQFRSRAGAILNLGASQPDDPKKMYKRFYFIDWVVLNKHKNQIKNEISYLVDGQRSNEVTWVEGDVWRKNILEITKNPIRVRPWFEPGAWGGQWIKDKIKGLPQDVVNYAWSFELIVPENGVIIESSGVLLEYSFDFLMFVAGERILGKDFQTFHYDFPIRFNFLDTFDGGNLSIQCHPQKDFIKNHFGENITQEETYYILDKKDDAQVYLGFQEGVTPDAFKEALLLSEQKNKQLDILSYVQSFDAEKHALYLIPPGTIHSSGKNNLVLEISSTKYLYTFKMYDWLRVDMDGKPRPINIERGMENLVFERAGKKVEEELISKPLLIESNSEWELQYLPTHQEHLYAIQRFKINTSVATTTGDQAHVLSLVEGDKIELITKGNTSVFHYAETFVLPAATEEYTIKNLSEKPVTVLRAFVKNTLA